From a single Micromonospora pallida genomic region:
- the tsaE gene encoding tRNA (adenosine(37)-N6)-threonylcarbamoyltransferase complex ATPase subunit type 1 TsaE, translating into MELPTLADTHAFGRRLAGLLRAGDLVLLTGPLGAGKTALTQGIGAGLGVLGDITSPTFVIARAHRPDPARGGTVGLVHADAYRLGDATDPRAEIDDLDLDASLDDSVTVVEWGEGLAEHLTESHLHIRLDRHEDDSRTAELVAVGGTWPDRLTRLRL; encoded by the coding sequence CGACACGCACGCCTTCGGCCGCCGGCTCGCCGGGCTGCTCCGCGCCGGTGACCTGGTGCTGCTCACCGGGCCGCTCGGGGCCGGCAAGACCGCGCTCACCCAGGGCATCGGCGCGGGTCTCGGGGTGCTGGGCGACATCACCTCGCCGACCTTCGTGATCGCTCGGGCGCACCGGCCCGATCCGGCGCGCGGCGGCACGGTCGGCCTGGTGCACGCCGACGCGTACCGCCTGGGTGACGCCACCGACCCGCGCGCCGAGATCGACGACCTCGACCTGGACGCCTCGCTGGACGACTCGGTCACCGTGGTCGAGTGGGGGGAGGGCCTGGCCGAGCACCTGACCGAGTCCCACCTGCACATCCGGCTCGACCGTCACGAGGACGACAGCCGTACCGCCGAGCTGGTCGCCGTCGGCGGCACCTGGCCCGACCGACTGACCCGGCTCCGGCTCTGA